One genomic region from Polynucleobacter sp. MWH-P3-07-1 encodes:
- the dcm gene encoding DNA (cytosine-5-)-methyltransferase — protein sequence MNSATHISISDASEKLAVSLDTIRRWEKKGLIKAHRAANGHRYFDKKELDRLIAKNGGSGDVGYKVLKAKKKSPFSVVELFAGAGGLALGMENAGLDCNLLVEIDKKAVETLRTNRPKWNVVDDDIANVDFKKIKADVVAGGFPCQAFSYAGKRMGFEDTRGTLFFEYARAVKEIKPKVILGENVKGLERHDNGRTLETMLNVLDELGYDVSYKILRAQYFDVAQKRERLVILGVRKDLKRAIAFPKEQNYTVGIREALKGAPKAEGQKYTPEKKKIMELIPPGGYWRDLPLPLQKKYMGASFYLGGGKTGMARRLSWDEPSLTLTCNPAQKQTERCHPGETRPLNVREYARIQSFPDEWAFSGSTASQYKQIGNAVPVNLGYHIGRAIIAMLSNSYDEKSLVVLEHKLI from the coding sequence ATGAATTCAGCTACACATATCTCTATCTCTGATGCAAGCGAGAAGTTGGCCGTATCGCTTGACACAATCCGGCGCTGGGAAAAGAAGGGGTTAATCAAGGCGCATAGGGCGGCAAATGGCCATAGATATTTTGATAAAAAAGAGTTGGATAGGCTGATTGCCAAAAATGGTGGTAGCGGGGATGTTGGCTACAAAGTATTAAAGGCGAAGAAAAAATCCCCATTTTCTGTTGTTGAATTATTTGCTGGTGCTGGTGGTTTAGCGCTAGGAATGGAAAATGCTGGGCTAGATTGCAATTTGTTGGTTGAGATAGATAAAAAAGCAGTCGAGACACTGAGGACGAATCGTCCAAAGTGGAATGTAGTTGATGATGATATTGCTAATGTAGATTTTAAAAAGATCAAAGCGGATGTAGTTGCTGGAGGGTTTCCTTGTCAAGCATTTAGTTATGCTGGTAAGAGAATGGGCTTTGAGGATACAAGAGGGACTTTATTCTTTGAATACGCTAGAGCGGTTAAAGAAATAAAGCCCAAAGTAATACTTGGAGAGAATGTAAAGGGGCTCGAGCGTCATGATAACGGGCGTACTCTCGAGACTATGCTCAATGTCCTTGATGAGCTTGGGTACGATGTTTCCTACAAAATTTTGCGTGCTCAGTATTTTGATGTAGCTCAAAAGAGAGAACGTTTAGTTATTTTGGGCGTTAGAAAAGATCTAAAACGTGCTATTGCCTTTCCCAAAGAACAGAACTATACGGTTGGCATACGTGAGGCATTAAAAGGTGCTCCAAAAGCTGAAGGTCAAAAATATACACCCGAAAAAAAGAAAATTATGGAATTGATCCCGCCTGGAGGATATTGGCGTGACCTACCATTACCTTTGCAGAAAAAATACATGGGAGCGAGCTTCTATTTGGGGGGCGGAAAAACCGGTATGGCTAGGAGGCTATCTTGGGATGAGCCATCGTTGACACTGACTTGTAATCCTGCGCAAAAGCAAACCGAGAGATGTCACCCTGGTGAAACGAGACCATTAAATGTTCGGGAGTATGCCCGTATTCAGTCGTTTCCTGATGAATGGGCATTTTCTGGATCAACAGCGTCGCAGTATAAGCAAATAGGAAATGCGGTGCCAGTAAATCTTGGCTACCATATTGGAAGAGCTATTATTGCGATGCTTTCGAACTCGTACGACGAGAAGTCTTTAGTGGTTTTGG